A stretch of Vigna angularis cultivar LongXiaoDou No.4 chromosome 4, ASM1680809v1, whole genome shotgun sequence DNA encodes these proteins:
- the LOC108331227 gene encoding uncharacterized protein LOC108331227: protein MAATTSSSTCTGFFSLRSPNSVESRVSSTQASSGCGKFDGVAMWFINGVTTAFFASLNRCSCIRIATQEDGEDANDLPLMLNDGNLRHDGVVSAAGSRRRTGKGKKSEALIAVDED, encoded by the coding sequence ATGGCTGCCactacttcttcttccacctgCACCGGCTTCTTCAGTCTCCGATCACCCAACTCCGTCGAGTCCAGGGTCTCCTCCACGCAAGCCTCCTCCGGTTGCGGAAAGTTTGATGGCGTGGCCATGTGGTTCATCAACGGCGTCACAACGGCTTTCTTCGCCTCCTTGAACCGTTGTTCTTGCATTCGCATCGCCACCCAGGAAGACGGCGAAGACGCCAACGACTTGCCGTTGATGCTCAACGACGGAAACCTCCGCCACGACGGTGTCGTTTCAGCCGCCGGCAGCAGGAGAAGGACCGGGAAAGGGAAGAAGAGTGAAGCCCTGATCGCCGTCGACGAGGACTGA
- the LOC108330646 gene encoding protein PHLOEM PROTEIN 2-LIKE A10: MPERVFTLMDLPLLRNSPQFSSRKRKYLLLFAFFGASGYAAYRAYNSPYVAQKRHRIAKLLRTFVTVTELISDSAHSLTVISNDLHQFLASDSDEIPTSLKQLAKIAKSKEFSTSLARVSEAVTIGVLLGYNSRAGNDNNGIASLEITAEASKFSDRVLEKLFSKAGTGFASVVVGSFARNLVLGFYGAESTGERSQSGVPRWVNAIYDERCGKFIGDCVQIFVSTAVAVFLDKTMNVNTYDEMFAGLSNPRHQEKVKEILVSMVNGAVETFVRTSHHVLSNRSERLNSGLSMSSVVVPASEDGCLKQEVFLRQVRIGSSVGGAQDVGWLEQIKSTLAVPANRRFVLDVTGRVTLETVRSFVAFLMWRITDGFKSSVCKVHDEVVNKGLEVVRYIAAKSSVIFTLCLALYLHIVGGSRIVLPA, from the exons ATGCCAGAGAG GGTTTTCACTCTCATGGACCTTCCGCTTCTCAGGAACTCTCCCcaattttcttcaagaaaaagaaaataccttCTCCTATTTGCCTTCTTTGGTGCCTCCGGTTACGCCGCCTATAGGGCTTACAATTCACCCTATGTCGCTCAAAAACGCCACCGTATTGCCAAGCTCCTCAGAACCTTCGTTACCGTCACCGAGTTAATTTCCGATTCTGCACACTCCCTCACCGTTATCTCTAACGACTTGCACCAATTCCTCGCTTCTGATTCCGACGAGATCCCCACCAGTTTGAAGCAATTAGCGAAAATCGCCAAATCGAAGGAATTCTCAACGTCGCTGGCTAGGGTTTCCGAGGCTGTGACGATTGGGGTTTTGTTAGGGTATAACTCACGGGCGGGTAATGATAATAACGGTATTGCTTCCTTGGAAATCACCGCGGAAGCTTCTAAATTCTCTGATAGGGTGTTAGAGAAGCTATTCTCGAAGGCTGGGACGGGTTTTGCGTCCGTTGTGGTTGGGAGCTTTGCGAGGAACTTGGTTTTGGGTTTCTATGGTGCCGAATCAACGGGGGAGAGGTCTCAATCGGGGGTTCCTAGATGGGTGAATGCGATTTATGATGAGAGGTGTGGCAAGTTTATTGGGGATTGTGTGCAGATTTTTGTGAGCACTGCGGTTGCTGTTTTTCTTGATAAGACAATGAATGTCAATACCTATGATGAAATGTTTGCGGGGTTGTCGAATCCCAGGCATCAGGAGAAGGTGAAGGAGATTTTAGTTTCCATGGTTAATGGGGCTGTTGAGACCTTTGTCAGAACTTCGCACCATGTTTTGTCTAACCGGAGTGAGAGGTTGAATTCGGGTTTATCTATGTCTTCTGTTGTTGTTCCAGCAAGTGAAGACGGGTGCCTGAAACAGGAGGTTTTTCTGCGGCAGGTCAGGATTGGAAGCTCGGTTGGGGGGGCTCAGGATGTTGGGTGGCTTGAACAGATTAAGTCAACGCTAGCGGTGCCGGCTAACCGAAGGTTTGTGCTTGATGTCACGGGGAGGGTAACGCTTGAAACGGTGAGGTCATTTGTGGCGTTTTTGATGTGGAGAATAACGGATGGATTCAAAAGTAGTGTTTGTAAGGTTCATGATGAGGTAGTGAACAAAGGACTAGAAGTGGTTAGATATATTGCAGCCAAGTCATCGGTTATTTTTACCTTGTGCCTTGCTTTGTATTTGCATATTGTGGGTGGTAGTAGGATTGTTTTGCCTGCTTAG
- the LOC108330669 gene encoding U-box domain-containing protein 30: MPQYQEDLVATQTTTTTATMKDANGANVLDLKTLIEELESSIEVPSVFICPISLEPMQDPVTLCTGQTYDRSNILKWFSLGHNTCPTTMQDLWDDSVTPNTTLHHFILSWFSQKYLAMKKKLEDVQGTALELLDTLKKVKGQNRVRALKQLRKLVDSHLSTRKTVEENNGLALISSLLGPFTSHAVGSEAIGILVNLDLGSELKRNLMQPAKVSLLVDIMNEGTIQTKMNCAKLIQMLLVEGNPSETVVLSSLSLLVGVLRLVRDKKHPTSVLTGLILLKIVCSRESVRSTIVSIGAVPQLIQLLPTLNNECLEIALNILEVLSTLPEGRLALKECPNIIPSVVKLLMRVSESCTQFALSILWAIYKLAPEECASKAVEAGLAAKLLLVIQSGCNPVLKQKSAEFLKMCSLDYSSSILISKCMLTATIQ; this comes from the coding sequence ATGCCTCAGTACCAAGAAGACCTAGTGGCAACACAAACAACAACGACCACAGCAACCATGAAGGATGCCAATGGTGCTAACGTTTTGGATCTGAAAACGTTGATTGAGGAACTTGAGTCATCGATTGAGGTCCCTTCCGTTTTTATCTGCCCAATCTCGCTCGAGCCAATGCAAGACCCCGTCACCCTTTGCACGGGACAAACCTACGACCGTTCCAACATCCTCAAATGGTTCTCCCTCGGCCACAACACCTGCCCCACCACAATGCAAGACCTCTGGGACGATTCCGTCACGCCCAACACCACTCTCCACCACTTCATCCTCTCCTGGTTCTCGCAGAAGTACTTGGCCATGAAGAAGAAGCTCGAGGACGTTCAAGGCACCGCCTTGGAGCTCCTCGACACGCTCAAAAAGGTCAAGGGTCAAAACAGAGTTCGCGCCCTCAAACAGCTTCGCAAACTCGTCGATTCCCATCTCTCCACCAGGAAAACCGTCGAGGAAAACAACGGGCTTGCTTTGATTTCTTCCCTGTTGGGTCCTTTCACCTCGCACGCGGTTGGGTCGGAAGCGATTGGGATTCTTGTCAATTTGGATTTGGGTTCGGAGCTGAAGAGGAATCTCATGCAACCCGCGAAGGTTTCTTTGTTGGTGGACATCATGAACGAGGGAACCATCCAGACGAAGATGAATTGCGCCAAGTTGATTCAAATGTTGTTGGTGGAAGGTAACCCCTCGGAGACAGTTGTCTTATCAAGTTTGAGTCTTTTGGTCGGGGTTTTAAGGTTAGTGAGAGATAAAAAGCACCCAACAAGCGTTTTAACCGGACTCATATTACTAAAAATTGTGTGTTCGCGGGAATCGGTTAGAAGCACAATTGTAAGCATAGGAGCAGTGCCTCAGCTGATTCAGCTTTTGCCCACTTTGAACAACGAGTGTTTAGAGATAGCCCTCAACATTCTCGAAGTCTTGTCAACACTTCCTGAGGGAAGATTGGCTTTGAAAGAGTGTCCCAATATTATTCCCAGTGTGGTGAAGTTGTTGATGAGAGTCTCGGAAAGTTGCACACAATTCGCATTGTCGATTTTGTGGGCTATTTACAAGCTTGCCCCTGAAGAATGTGCTTCAAAAGCTGTTGAAGCAGGGTTGGCGGCGAAGCTACTTCTAGTGATTCAGAGTGGTTGCAACCCAGTACTAAAGCAGAAATCTGCGGAGTTTTTGAAAATGTGCAGTTTAGATTACTCTTCTAGCATCTTGATTTCTAAGTGTATGCTTACTGCCACAATacaatga
- the LOC108332161 gene encoding uncharacterized protein LOC108332161: MAWLARSFGNSLRLDGDGDHENDTVLDPPTTSLRDPLQPQARENEFGSESEEEEDEETEGRGVKEDLDEIKQTLTRQFWGMASFLTPPSTDSHSHSLSLAHTQSDPSSCISNQFKHRSFSPNEEPQLDEAAVSNRSNSVSLGSDSEGDCGPEQGAVGITEEVLAFAMNIAMHPETWLDFPIDEEDDTDDFDMSDAQKEHAAVVERLTPRLAALRIELCPCHMSESYFWKVYFVLLHSRLNKEDAGVLSTTQITAARALWMQELHKQTKPDFEIFGRSASYPKDNARYNELTPSLLDDAYSDDMPNQTYGYRTTSFSARTDYETDKYMVETSGTHLTDKSVIEEKSIIKTDNKDPKCGRPSQIIIKDYDEDDDEWPEEDSDLGEYGGTTLPIVNEEDISFSDLEDDDYGIKPVTLSTGGLKLV, encoded by the exons atggcATGGCTGGCTCGCTCCTTCGGAAATTCTCTCCGACTCGATGGCGACGGAGATCACGAAAACGACACCGTACTCGATCCACCTACCACGTCATTGAGAGACCCCCTGCAGCCGCAAGCACGAGAAAATGAATTCGGATCAGaatcagaagaagaagaagacgaagaaacGGAAGGGCGTGGAGTCAAAGAAGACCTCGACGAAATCAAGCAAACCCTGACTCGCCAATTTTGGGGAATGGCATCCTTCCTCACTCCGCCGTCAACGGATTCTCATTCTCATTCTCTTTCTCTTGCTCATACTCAATCCGATCCCTCTTCGTGTATCTCCAATCAATTCAAACATCGCTCTTTTTCTCCGAACGAAGAACCGCAATTGGACGAGGCTGCCGTTTCCAATCGCTCTAATTCGGTTTCGTTGGGATCCGATTCGGAAGGGGATTGCGGTCCAGAACAAGGCGCTGTTGGAATCACGGAGGAGGTCTTGGCCTTCGCGATGAACATCGCTATGCATCCCGAGACGTGGTTGGATTTTCCTATTGATGAAGAAGACGACACCGACG ATTTTGATATGTCTGATGCACAAAAAGAGCATGCAGCGGTTGTTGAAAGATTAACTCCTAGATTAGCTGCGCTCAGAATTGAACTATGCCCTTGCCATATGAGTGAAAGCTATTTCTGGAAAGTGTATTTTGTACTATTGCATTCAAGGCTTAACAAAGAAGATGCAGGGGTTTTGTCTACAACCCAG ATCACGGCAGCCAGAGCATTGTGGATGCAGGAATTGCATAAACAAACAAAGCCTGACTTTGAAATTTTTGGAAGAAGTGCTTCCTACCCAAAAGACAACGCACGGTACAATGAATTAACTCCCAGCCTATTAGATGATGCTTATTCTGATGACATGCCTAATCAGACATATGGATATAGAACAACCTCTTTTTCCGCGAGGACAGATTATGAGACTGATAAATACATGGTTGAAACATCTGGAACGCATCTCACTGATAAGTCTGTTATTGAGGAAAAGTCAATTATTAAAACTGATAACAAGGATCCGAAATGTGGTCGACCCtctcaaattattattaaggatTATGATGAAGATGACGATGAGTGGCCAGAGGAAGATTCTGATTTAGGTGAATATGGTGGAACAACTCTCCCCATAGTAAATGAAGAAGACATATCCTTCAGCGATCTCGAAGATGATGATTATGGCATTAAACCTGTTACTTTAAGTACAGGTGGTTTGAAATTGGTTTGA